The Phaeocystidibacter marisrubri DNA segment TAAGTTGGAGCCAGTCGGATTTAAAAGTAGTTGAAACTTCAATTCTACTATCAGCGTCCGACGCGTGGATGGAATTGATAATCAAGTTGAAAATCACTTGGGTTAACTGGATGGAATCAATGATTATGGAAGGCAAGTTTTCCTCCAAAAGCAGGTCTAGTTCAATCCTCTTCGACTTCAAGGTGGGTTGTAAGAGATCCAGACTGCTTTCTACAACTTGATTGACATCTACCGTTTCATTCTTCTCGGGCATTTCACAACTGAAGAACATCAGTTTCTTAACCACCTCTCTAGCGTGTATAGCCGATCGAATAATCTTGGAGGCGTCCTTCTTCATTTGAGGAAGGCCCTCACCTTCTGCAATAAACTCCGCATACCCCAGAATATTTCCAAGTGGGGTATTGAGCTCATGAGCAATTCCAGCTGTTAACTCGCCGAGTATGGCCAATCGGTCGTTACGCTCCATAGATCGTTGAAGCAACTCTTCTCTTTCCTGTCGTTTATAGCGCTCGTACAGGGTGGAAACCTCTTCCGCGAGTTTTCTCAAGAGTAGATGCTCATACTTTAGAAAATCTGCGGCTGTGCGCTTAGGAGATGGATAATGGACGCGAACAAATCCCACTTTAACGGCATCGAAATAAAAGGGTTCGGAAATGAATACACTCGGCTCTAAGAGAGTACCTGACACGAAGTGATCATTCCCTACTCGAATCTCCGCCACTGCTTCCGATGTATATCTCCACGCGTGAGAAATCCGATCCGCAATCGCCTGTAACTTCTGCTTCATATTGAGCGAAGAATCAGATGCTAAAGTTGAAATGTCATACAGGCACTTTAACTCTTTAATGCGCTCATTCAATTCATCTATCTGTTCGCTTTGTGCCATGTACAAATCCTGTAAAATTGAAGCTTATCCTGCCTCAATGTTTATGCCGAGAAGATGAAAATAGGAAGAAAGTTTGGGAGGGGGTTGGAGGTTTTAGGGGTTTGAGATGTTTTAGGGGTTTCAGGGGTTTTAGGGGTTCGGTGGAGGATGTTGGAGGATGGATGACGGTGGCTAGGTGGCGGATGACCAAAGCCTGGCGTTGGACGCCAAAACCGAAGCGCGGCGGAGGGGAGAGCTCCCCCCTTCTTACTTTCTGCTATGGCCTTATCTTCCACAGGAATTGAGCCATAAAGTAGAGATGCGCGTCGATAAAAAGAGGTGAAACTATCGCTTCACGGTAACCTTAACTGCAGTGGGGCCTTTGTGTCCTTTTTCTACTTCAAAAGTAACCATGTTGCCCTCTGTGATAGGTTCTGTGGTGTTGTTGACGTGTACAAAAACACTCTCTTGCGTGGACTTATCCTTGATAAAGCCATAGCCTTTGGCGTCGTTGTAGAAAGTCACTACACCTGTGCGTTCAGTTTCGAGTTCCTTCACCGTTGCTCTATCTTCCTTTTTAGGCGTACTCACATCGATATCCTCAGCTTTCATTTTCTCTGCTGGAGGTGGTGGAGTATCAGAGAAATTGCCAAACTTGTCTACATAAGTGAAGCTTTCTGCTGAACCATCACTGTTCATCTTCCTCTCTTCCTTACGTTTTGCTTTAGCATCTTTCTTCAGCTTCTTCTTCTTCTCTCTTTCCTTTTTGAAACTTGTTTCCTGTGACTTACCCATAAATTTTTACCAGTCTTAAGTTTTAATTAATAAATGTGAATGCTTTGCCTTGCTTTCCGGCTCTACCTGTTCGGCCAATACGGTGAATGTAACTGTCAATGCTAGCCGGCAATTGATAGTTAATCACGTGTGTAACATCAGAAACATCCAAACCGCGCGCAGCAACATCTGTTGCAACGAGAATCTGAATACGTCCACTGCTGAACTTCTTCAATGCTACCTGACGGTAATTTTGTGATTTGTTTCCGTGTATTTCGTCGGATGAAAAGCCCGATTGCGTTAGCATCTTGTTCACCTTACTTACCCATCTCTTCGTTTCAGCAAATACCAAAACTTTGGTGAATTCAGGTTGTCCGAGTAGATCGGTCAACATCCCGAATTTATCTTGACCATCCACTACTTTGATGATCTCTTGGTCGATATGCTTCCCAGTGGTTTCGCCATTGCTCACCTTCACCTCTATCGGGTTGGTCAACAAACGATCGATGAATCCCTGTTGCTTTCGGTCTACCGTTGCCGAGAATAGAAGTGTTTGCTTACGATTCGACATTTGAGAAGTAATTCGATGGACATCTTTGTTGAAGCCCATGTCGAGCATGCGATCGAATTCATCCAAAATCAATACATCAAACTCGCTGAACTTGATCGCTCTTCGTTGGTACAAATCCAACAAGCGACCTGGTGTACCGATCACGATGTGACTCTTTCTTCCCAGCTTTTGTAAATCGCGATTGAGGTTGGTCCCGCCAATGAAGCACTGACTGTACAATCCGAGTCCAGAAGTTAAGCTCTTGAACTCTTCGTCAATTTGCAATGCCAATTCACGGGTTGGAGCCAAGACCAAAATTCGGAATGAATCTTTACCGGAAACCAATCGGTTGATTAATGGAATAAGGAACGCACCTGTTTTTCCAGTACCTGTTTGTGCCACTCCCATCAAATCGCGACCTGCAAGCAAGTGCTCCAAGGTTTTATCTTGGATCTCTGTTGGTGTGCTAAAACCTTTTTTAGCGATGGTTTTCTGTAGTCGGGCGTGAAGGGGCATTTCTGCAAAAGTCCTTTCCGCTACATAAACCGTCTTTTCAGGCTGTGCACTGGCTTTCTGAGTAAGCAAATTGATATCAATTGTGCTTTTCTTACCCTTTGCAGGTTTTTGATTTATTTTTTTTCTCGAACCAGCTTTTGCAGCCGGTCGTCTAGAACGTGTATTCATAATGGTATGTACCAAAGAGCACCTTAATAATAGAAACAGGTGCAATGTTTCTGCAGAATAAAGCTGGCTGCCGCATGAGGGAACAAGAAAAATTCTTCCCTAGCGTAACGCTACGTAAACAAGTAATCGAAATAAGCTTCGAAGAAAATCGAGCTTTAATGTGAAGTGATGTAATAAGACTAATTACGTAAGCGGTTTGGGCAAGATTCTAGCTAATTCATTCAATACTTAGCTAAATCGGTGAGAAGGGAATAGTGCTTGACCATAATCCCGCTAAGGATGTGAAGCGCAAAGATACGGTTAATAATCGAGGGATAAGATAAAATACACTGATTTATAACCGCTTAGCACGTTGGAGGCTGAAAACGTTGAGGTTGAGGGTTCGGTGACGGGTGCCGGGTATCGGGTGACGGAAGCTTGGATAATTAGTTTCAGAAGCCAGATGCCAGGAGTCTGAATAGTAAACAAATTTGTTTACTTTTGCAGTGATGTCATTTCCAGAAATACATAAGATTAGAGGTGTTCACCCCGGAGCTATTCTAAAACGTGAACTAAAATCGCGTTCGATTCGCAGTTCACAACTTGCAGCTCAAATAGGAGAACACAAACAGACGATTAGCGCTATCATCAATCAGCGAAGAGCGATTAACCCTGTTCTTTCCATTAAACTGGGTAAAGTATTTCAAATTGAAAGCGACTATTTTCAAATGATACAAGCGAGCTACGATACAGCTGTTGCAAAGAGTAAGCTTTCTCTCGACAAACCCAATCTAAGTGTGTTTCGAGAAGCTCTTTTCTGGGATACAAGCATAGACAAAATTGACTGGATTGAGCACAAGCGATTTGTGATTCAGCGAATCCTTGAAAGAGGAAATACCGAAGAAATCTTAGCGATGATTTCATTCTATGGTAAGTCCACTATTGTGGAAGAAATCAAACAAATGGGTTCCAGTAGGTTGAAAGCCTTTGAAAAGAATATCCTTGAATTCGAATTAGATTGATGCTTTACAAAAATACAGTTTCACCTCTACTATGGAACTCCCTTGTAAAATTGATGCAGCGCAAGGAGTTTAATCCATTTAGATTGGTAGGAGGTACGTCACTGAGTTTGCAACTGGGACATAGGGAATCTGTTGACATTGACCTTTTCACAGACGTAGAATACGGTACTTTAGACCACATACAATTGGAACAAGCGCTACTGGAAGAATTTCCCGTGGTACAATACGATAAACATGAAGAGTTCGGCATGGGCAAGTCCTACTTTATCGGTAATTCCCATGATTCACTG contains these protein-coding regions:
- a CDS encoding helix-turn-helix transcriptional regulator, which produces MSFPEIHKIRGVHPGAILKRELKSRSIRSSQLAAQIGEHKQTISAIINQRRAINPVLSIKLGKVFQIESDYFQMIQASYDTAVAKSKLSLDKPNLSVFREALFWDTSIDKIDWIEHKRFVIQRILERGNTEEILAMISFYGKSTIVEEIKQMGSSRLKAFEKNILEFELD
- a CDS encoding sensor histidine kinase, whose translation is MAQSEQIDELNERIKELKCLYDISTLASDSSLNMKQKLQAIADRISHAWRYTSEAVAEIRVGNDHFVSGTLLEPSVFISEPFYFDAVKVGFVRVHYPSPKRTAADFLKYEHLLLRKLAEEVSTLYERYKRQEREELLQRSMERNDRLAILGELTAGIAHELNTPLGNILGYAEFIAEGEGLPQMKKDASKIIRSAIHAREVVKKLMFFSCEMPEKNETVDVNQVVESSLDLLQPTLKSKRIELDLLLEENLPSIIIDSIQLTQVIFNLIINSIHASDADSRIEVSTTFKSDWLQLTVKDNGMGIPEDIRDKVFEPFFTTKEVGEGSGLGLSVVYGIVRKHGGHIHFTSELDNGTTFVVNLPLAP
- a CDS encoding cold shock domain-containing protein is translated as MGKSQETSFKKEREKKKKLKKDAKAKRKEERKMNSDGSAESFTYVDKFGNFSDTPPPPAEKMKAEDIDVSTPKKEDRATVKELETERTGVVTFYNDAKGYGFIKDKSTQESVFVHVNNTTEPITEGNMVTFEVEKGHKGPTAVKVTVKR
- a CDS encoding DEAD/DEAH box helicase, which translates into the protein MNTRSRRPAAKAGSRKKINQKPAKGKKSTIDINLLTQKASAQPEKTVYVAERTFAEMPLHARLQKTIAKKGFSTPTEIQDKTLEHLLAGRDLMGVAQTGTGKTGAFLIPLINRLVSGKDSFRILVLAPTRELALQIDEEFKSLTSGLGLYSQCFIGGTNLNRDLQKLGRKSHIVIGTPGRLLDLYQRRAIKFSEFDVLILDEFDRMLDMGFNKDVHRITSQMSNRKQTLLFSATVDRKQQGFIDRLLTNPIEVKVSNGETTGKHIDQEIIKVVDGQDKFGMLTDLLGQPEFTKVLVFAETKRWVSKVNKMLTQSGFSSDEIHGNKSQNYRQVALKKFSSGRIQILVATDVAARGLDVSDVTHVINYQLPASIDSYIHRIGRTGRAGKQGKAFTFIN